One Acutalibacter muris DNA window includes the following coding sequences:
- a CDS encoding SPFH domain-containing protein, with protein MEQNEKIVNRYEEKSAKTLSGFGMLALVLLLILGGIAVMVLGIVGVVQYSIEMGNEDAVSAAGLVMLFGGIILMVLGFVLCAGFKVINPNEAMVLTLFGKYYGTIKKDGFFWTNIFCSGMNPGSDRSSVSVGANGSVNISGGNKKVSLKTMTLNNEKQTVNDERGNPIIIGTIVIWRIVDTTKAVFNVQNYRTFLSTQCDSATRNIARMYPYDLFEEDDQNEKTLRGSSQEIAAMMTKDLQERVAIAGLEILEVRITHLSYAPEIAAAMLQRQQAEAIVAARKKIVEGAVGMVEMALDQLNEDQVVALDDERKAAMVSNLLVVLCGSKDAQPVVNSGSIY; from the coding sequence ATGGAACAAAACGAGAAGATAGTCAACCGCTATGAGGAGAAGTCCGCAAAGACCCTGAGCGGCTTTGGGATGCTGGCGCTGGTCCTGCTGCTGATACTGGGCGGCATAGCCGTGATGGTGCTGGGTATAGTCGGGGTGGTGCAGTACAGCATCGAGATGGGAAATGAGGACGCGGTCAGCGCCGCCGGCCTGGTGATGCTTTTTGGCGGCATTATCCTCATGGTGCTGGGCTTTGTGCTCTGCGCGGGCTTCAAGGTGATAAACCCCAACGAGGCCATGGTGCTGACCCTGTTCGGCAAGTATTACGGCACCATTAAGAAGGACGGCTTCTTCTGGACCAACATCTTTTGCTCGGGCATGAACCCGGGCTCGGACCGAAGCAGCGTGTCGGTGGGGGCCAACGGCAGCGTGAATATTTCCGGCGGCAACAAAAAGGTGAGCCTGAAGACCATGACACTGAATAACGAGAAGCAGACCGTAAACGACGAGCGGGGCAACCCAATTATTATCGGCACCATAGTTATCTGGCGGATAGTGGACACCACCAAGGCTGTCTTTAATGTGCAGAACTACCGCACGTTCCTCTCCACCCAGTGCGACTCGGCCACCAGGAACATAGCGAGGATGTACCCCTATGACCTCTTCGAGGAGGACGACCAGAACGAGAAGACCCTTCGTGGCAGCAGCCAGGAGATAGCCGCCATGATGACAAAGGATTTACAGGAACGGGTGGCTATAGCGGGCCTTGAGATACTGGAGGTGCGCATAACTCATCTGAGCTACGCCCCGGAGATAGCGGCGGCCATGCTCCAGCGCCAGCAGGCCGAGGCCATTGTGGCTGCACGGAAGAAGATAGTAGAGGGGGCCGTGGGCATGGTGGAGATGGCCCTGGACCAGCTCAATGAGGACCAGGTGGTGGCCCTGGACGACGAGCGCAAGGCGGCCATGGTCAGTAACCTCTTGGTGGTGCTCTGCGGCAGCAAGGATGCCCAGCCGGTGGTGAACAGCGGCTCGATATATTAA
- a CDS encoding Arc family DNA-binding protein: MDEKEKAKKQILLRISPTLWRELAQWAEEDFRSINGQIEFLLTECVRKRKGGKKPEE; encoded by the coding sequence ATGGACGAGAAGGAGAAAGCCAAAAAGCAGATACTGCTTAGGATATCGCCCACCCTCTGGAGGGAGCTGGCACAGTGGGCGGAGGAGGACTTTCGCTCTATCAACGGGCAGATAGAGTTTTTGCTGACGGAGTGCGTAAGAAAGAGGAAGGGCGGAAAGAAGCCGGAGGAGTAA
- a CDS encoding flavin reductase, translated as MEITQDIKYVGVNDHEVDLFEGQYLVPNGMAYNSYVVLDEKVAVFDTVDAHFTHQWLDNLEGVFGGRKPSYLIIQHMEPDHAGSIAAFMQTYKETTIVSSEKAFAMMGQFFGDDFADRRLLVKEGDTLNTGRHTFAFVAAPMVHWPEVIVTYDTTDKVLFSADGFGKFGALDVEEDWDCEARRYYIGIVGKYGAQVQALLKKAAGLDIQIICPTHGPVLKENLGHYIKKYDLWSSYTPESEGIVIAYTSIYGNTKKAVEQFAEKLRQKGCPKVVIHDLARADMAEAVEDAFRYNKLVLATTTYNAEIFPFMREFITHLTERNFQNRTVALIENGSWAPMAARVMKGMLEKSKKLTMAEPVVTIRSALSAESGEKLETLAANLCQDYLARQDDTADKHDLTALFNIGYGLYVITSNDGKKDNGLIVNTVTQVTNTPNRIAVCINKDNYSHHVIKQTGIMNINCLSQDAPFSVFQNFGFQSGRSADKFAGQEILRSDNGLAFLPMYINSFMSLKVEQYVDLDTHGMFICSVTESRVISHVETMTYTYYQQNVKPKPETEGKKGWVCKVCGYVYEGDELPEDFVCPLCKHGPADFERIE; from the coding sequence ATGGAAATCACCCAGGATATCAAGTATGTCGGCGTAAACGACCATGAGGTTGACCTGTTCGAGGGCCAGTATCTGGTGCCAAACGGCATGGCCTATAATTCCTATGTGGTGCTGGACGAGAAGGTTGCCGTCTTCGACACGGTGGACGCGCACTTCACCCACCAGTGGCTGGATAACTTAGAGGGCGTCTTTGGGGGCCGCAAGCCCAGCTACCTTATAATCCAGCATATGGAGCCCGACCACGCCGGGAGCATTGCCGCTTTCATGCAGACCTATAAGGAGACCACCATCGTCTCCAGCGAGAAGGCCTTTGCCATGATGGGCCAGTTCTTCGGGGACGATTTTGCCGACCGCCGCCTCCTCGTCAAGGAGGGGGACACCCTCAATACCGGCAGGCACACCTTCGCCTTTGTGGCCGCCCCCATGGTCCACTGGCCCGAGGTCATCGTCACCTACGATACCACAGACAAGGTGCTGTTCTCCGCCGACGGCTTCGGCAAGTTCGGGGCCCTGGACGTGGAGGAGGACTGGGACTGTGAGGCCCGCAGGTACTATATCGGCATAGTGGGCAAGTACGGGGCCCAGGTCCAGGCGCTCTTAAAGAAGGCGGCGGGCCTGGACATACAGATCATCTGCCCCACCCACGGGCCGGTGCTCAAGGAGAATCTCGGCCACTATATCAAAAAGTATGACCTATGGTCCTCCTATACCCCCGAGAGCGAGGGCATAGTGATAGCCTATACCTCCATCTACGGCAACACCAAAAAGGCCGTGGAGCAGTTCGCGGAGAAGCTGCGGCAGAAGGGCTGCCCGAAGGTGGTTATACACGATCTGGCCCGCGCGGACATGGCCGAGGCCGTAGAGGACGCGTTCCGCTATAACAAGCTGGTGCTGGCCACCACCACCTATAACGCGGAGATATTCCCCTTTATGCGGGAGTTCATCACCCACCTCACCGAGCGGAACTTCCAGAACCGCACCGTGGCCCTTATCGAGAACGGCTCCTGGGCCCCCATGGCCGCCAGGGTCATGAAGGGGATGCTGGAAAAGTCCAAGAAGCTGACTATGGCGGAGCCGGTGGTCACTATCCGCTCCGCCCTCAGCGCCGAGAGCGGCGAGAAGCTGGAGACACTGGCCGCGAACCTCTGCCAGGACTATCTGGCCCGCCAGGATGACACTGCCGACAAGCACGACCTGACGGCCCTCTTTAATATCGGCTACGGTCTCTATGTCATCACCAGCAACGACGGCAAGAAGGACAACGGCCTTATCGTGAACACCGTCACCCAGGTGACCAACACCCCCAACCGCATCGCCGTTTGCATCAATAAGGACAATTACTCTCACCATGTGATAAAGCAGACCGGCATAATGAACATCAACTGCCTTTCCCAGGACGCGCCCTTCTCGGTGTTCCAGAACTTCGGCTTCCAGAGCGGGCGCTCTGCGGACAAGTTCGCGGGGCAGGAGATACTGCGCTCTGATAACGGGCTGGCGTTTCTGCCCATGTATATCAACTCCTTCATGTCGCTGAAGGTGGAGCAGTATGTGGACCTGGACACCCACGGTATGTTTATTTGCAGCGTCACCGAGAGCCGGGTTATATCCCATGTGGAGACTATGACGTACACCTACTATCAGCAGAACGTGAAGCCCAAGCCGGAGACGGAGGGTAAGAAGGGCTGGGTCTGCAAGGTATGCGGGTATGTGTATGAGGGGGACGAACTGCCGGAGGATTTTGTCTGCCCCCTGTGCAAGCATGGGCCTGCGGATTTTGAGAGGATAGAGTAA
- a CDS encoding DUF4097 family beta strand repeat-containing protein, giving the protein MKLKKSQIFTITACALAALFFASVLAIGLAAEPDRSVNTKIARGHENALVIDPAEEEIDSLDISWLTGPVTVGISPDNKIHVTERSAKAIDEADRMKVETGSGALKIRWDGQWFRKFFNVNLGWFGQKDKELEVLLPRELMVELVTLDVSNTSGDMSVAGCKSEDMSVSTVSGSLSLSSCSAERMEVNTVSGEAFLNEISATESLTVNTVSGVMELAGVDSEALTLDTVSGGCKLDGQVQELNVSTISGDISASLSAEPLDVDMDSVSGRLTLELPPAAGFTVEHDSVSGSFRSDFPTEDLGGGRVRCGSGGAEIRMNTTSGGMEIKRRDI; this is encoded by the coding sequence ATGAAGCTTAAAAAGAGCCAGATATTCACCATAACGGCCTGCGCCCTTGCCGCCCTATTCTTCGCCTCGGTGCTGGCCATCGGCCTTGCCGCCGAACCGGACAGGAGCGTTAATACAAAGATAGCCCGCGGCCATGAGAACGCCCTTGTCATCGACCCGGCCGAAGAGGAGATAGACAGCCTTGATATATCCTGGCTCACGGGCCCGGTTACGGTAGGTATAAGCCCCGACAATAAAATACACGTCACCGAGCGCAGCGCAAAGGCCATTGACGAGGCCGACCGCATGAAGGTGGAAACAGGCTCCGGCGCCCTCAAGATCCGCTGGGACGGCCAGTGGTTCCGCAAGTTCTTCAACGTGAACCTGGGCTGGTTCGGCCAGAAGGACAAGGAGCTGGAGGTGCTCCTGCCCCGGGAGCTAATGGTGGAGCTGGTCACCCTGGACGTTTCAAACACCAGCGGGGATATGTCCGTGGCGGGCTGCAAATCTGAGGATATGAGCGTGTCTACAGTAAGCGGCAGCCTCTCCCTCAGCTCCTGCTCCGCAGAGCGGATGGAGGTGAACACCGTCAGCGGGGAGGCTTTTCTAAACGAGATTTCCGCCACCGAGAGCTTAACGGTAAACACCGTCAGCGGCGTCATGGAGCTTGCGGGCGTTGACTCTGAGGCCCTTACCCTGGACACCGTTTCAGGGGGCTGCAAGCTGGACGGCCAGGTCCAGGAGCTTAACGTTAGCACCATCTCCGGCGATATATCCGCAAGCCTTTCGGCAGAGCCCCTTGATGTGGATATGGACTCCGTTTCCGGCCGATTAACGCTGGAGCTGCCCCCCGCTGCGGGTTTCACCGTGGAGCACGACTCTGTCTCCGGCAGCTTCCGCTCCGACTTCCCCACCGAGGACCTTGGGGGCGGCCGTGTGCGCTGCGGCAGCGGCGGCGCGGAAATACGCATGAACACCACCTCCGGCGGCATGGAGATAAAGCGGCGGGATATCTGA
- a CDS encoding PadR family transcriptional regulator, translated as MSIASDMIRGHTDTIILAHLLSGDSYGYKINRSIAEKTGGQYELKEATLYTAFRRLEQMGLITSYWGDENTGARRRYYSITQAGVQEYHRMLGEWEQSQRLIETLITP; from the coding sequence ATGTCCATTGCGTCGGATATGATACGCGGACACACCGACACCATCATTTTGGCCCATCTGCTGAGCGGCGACAGCTACGGCTACAAGATAAACCGCTCTATAGCCGAGAAGACCGGCGGACAGTATGAGCTTAAGGAGGCCACGCTCTATACGGCCTTTCGCAGGCTTGAACAGATGGGGCTCATCACCTCTTACTGGGGGGACGAGAACACCGGGGCCCGGCGGCGGTACTACTCCATCACCCAGGCGGGAGTGCAGGAGTACCACCGTATGCTGGGAGAATGGGAGCAGTCCCAGCGGCTTATCGAGACACTTATAACCCCATGA
- a CDS encoding class I SAM-dependent methyltransferase — MADLYDFPEIYDERFTDGANQAYKQHYEKMLVSKSLRSILDCSFGTGNLTFPLLELGYEVSGSDISAPMLEKAAKKAREKGFDVPLAQCDFRELSGHFDRKFDCVMSTGSALGHVTNADVLKTIHEMDKCIVPGGWLYFDSRNWDAAPKSANRFIIPQPFYKEDGTRIGCVQVWDYNADGTITINIVHSYEKGRRIFDTNNFQEHLHPFSLETVKTELHNMGYSQPEIRPCPWFEDKPFDEIGWYCLMARKPG; from the coding sequence ATGGCTGACCTTTACGATTTCCCCGAGATATACGACGAGCGCTTCACCGACGGCGCTAACCAAGCATATAAGCAGCACTATGAAAAAATGCTCGTCAGCAAAAGCCTCCGTTCTATCCTTGATTGCAGCTTCGGCACCGGCAACCTGACCTTTCCCCTTCTGGAGCTGGGCTATGAGGTATCAGGTTCAGACATCAGCGCGCCAATGTTGGAAAAGGCGGCAAAGAAGGCCCGGGAGAAGGGATTTGACGTTCCCCTTGCCCAGTGCGATTTCCGGGAGCTTTCCGGCCATTTTGACCGTAAATTTGACTGCGTTATGAGCACAGGCAGCGCCCTTGGTCACGTGACGAATGCCGATGTTCTCAAAACCATACATGAAATGGACAAATGTATCGTCCCCGGCGGCTGGCTCTATTTTGACAGCAGAAACTGGGACGCGGCCCCAAAAAGCGCCAATCGGTTTATCATACCCCAGCCCTTCTATAAGGAGGACGGAACCCGCATTGGCTGCGTCCAGGTGTGGGACTATAACGCCGACGGGACCATAACCATAAACATCGTTCACAGCTACGAAAAAGGACGCAGAATATTCGATACCAACAACTTTCAGGAGCACCTGCACCCCTTTTCCCTGGAAACCGTCAAGACTGAGCTCCATAATATGGGCTACTCCCAGCCCGAGATAAGGCCCTGCCCATGGTTTGAGGACAAGCCCTTTGATGAGATTGGCTGGTACTGCCTGATGGCCAGAAAGCCCGGCTGA